Proteins found in one Quercus robur chromosome 2, dhQueRobu3.1, whole genome shotgun sequence genomic segment:
- the LOC126703447 gene encoding uncharacterized protein LOC126703447 codes for MVGVAVCHCGPKLSYLFFADDSLIFCKASFIECYALQRILGVYEKALGQQLIRAKTSLFFSKNTPTTIQEEIKQRFGAQVIKQHEKYLGLPSLVGKKKRNTFNEIKEKLHRKLAGWKEKLLSKAGKEVLNKVVAQAIPMYTMSYFRLPDSLCEELTSMKRNFCGVNRRKRRE; via the coding sequence ATGGTAGGTGTTGCTGTGTGTCATTGTGGCCCAAAGTTATCATACcttttctttgcagatgatagtttGATCTTTTGCAAGGCTTCTTTTATAGAATGTTATGCCCTTCAAAGAATCCTAGGAGTTTATGAGAAAGCATTGGGCCAACAGCTTATCCGGGCCAAAACGTCACTATTCTTTAGTAAAAACACCCCCACTACAATCCAAGAGGAGATAAAGCAAAGATTTGGTGCACAAGTTATTAAGCAACatgagaaatatttgggtctGCCTTCGCTggtgggaaagaaaaaaagaaataccttCAATGAGATTAAAGAGAAGCTTCATAGAAAACTGGCGGGATGGAAGGAAAAGCTGCTCTCAAAGGCGGGAAAGGAGGTGCTCAATAAGGTGGTGGCACAAGCTATTCCAATGTATACCATGAGCTACTTCAGATTACCGGATTCACTATGTGAAGAATTGACAAGCATGAAAAGGAACTTTTGTGGGGTCAacagaaggaaaagaagagaatAG